A single Fusarium oxysporum Fo47 chromosome IV, complete sequence DNA region contains:
- a CDS encoding mitochondrial carrier domain-containing protein: MSSADAAQMEHASMADVARNRNIQSHASSHTLSKSPKEPAVCPTDQEAVAPKAQMNSLEYVWKSGVAGGLAGCAGKTVVAPLDRVKILFQASNPRFAKYTGSWVGVASAMKDIHRYEGITGLYRGHSATLLRIFPYAGIKFLAYEQIRAIIIPDKHHETPLRRLLSGSLAGVTSVFFTYPLEVMRVRLAFETKRDGHSSLSSICRQIYNEQPVQKTTTTRLPNAPATVTAAAEATAATVGAIAPQTGLINFYRGFAPTVMGMLPYAGMSFLTHDTVGDILRSPRFAKHTTLPKKANHPEGKPAPLRSWAELTAGGIAGLISQTASYPLEVIRRRMQVGGAVGDGRRLRIGETAGMIFRERGIPGFFVGLTIGYAKVFPMAAVAFYTYERMKLVFGI; this comes from the exons ATGTCCTCTGCCGACGCTGCTCAAATGGAGCATGCCTCAATGGCCGATGTTGCGCGCAATAGAAATATTCAGAGCCATGCCTCTTCTCATACCCTCAGCAAGTCGCCAAAGGAGCCTGCTGTGTGTCCTACCGACCAGGAAGCGGTAGCACCAAAGGCACAAATGAATAGCTTGGAATATGTCTGGAAATCTGGAGTTGCTGGAGGTTTGGCTGGCTGCGCT GGCAAAACTGTCGTTGCACCATTGGATCGAGTAAAAATCCTCTTCCAGGCCAGCAATCCACGATTCGCAAAATATACAGGATCATGGGTTGGTGTCGCAAGCGCCATGAAGGACATCCATAGATATGAAGGCATCACTGGACTTTATCGTGGACACTCAGCCACTTTACTACGAATCTTTCCTTACGCCGGTATTAAATTTCTCGCATACGAACAAATCCGAGCCATTATTATACCCGATAAACATCATGAGACACCACTGAGAAGACTACTCAGTGGAAGTTTGGCTGGTGTCACTTCCGTCTTTTTCACATATCCTTTAGAAGTTATGAGAGTACGACTTGCTTTCGAGACTAAGCGTGATGGTCACTCTTCTTTGTCATCAATATGTCGTCAGATTTACAACGAGCAACCCGTTCAGAAAACAACGACAACTCGATTACCTAATGCTCCCGCGACAGTGACTGCTGCAGCAGAGGCAACAGCAGCGACAGTTGGAGCCATTGCGCCTCAAACAGGACTTATCAACTTTTACCGAGGTTTCGCTCCCACTGTCATGGGCATGCTTCCATATGCGGGCATGTCTTTCTTAACTCACGATACTGTTGGTGATATCCTCCGATCGCCACGTTTTGCGAAGCACACGACACTACCGAAGAAGGCAAACCACCCTGAAGGAAAGCCAGCGCCTTTACGATCATGGGCAGAGCTTACTGCTGGTGGAATCGCCGGTTTGATCTCTCAAACGGCGTCATACCCTCTTGAAGTGATTCGGCGACGAATGCAAGTTGGCGGTGCCGTTGGTGACGGTCGTCGACTGAGGATAGGAGAAACCGCTGGTATGATCTTCCGAGAGAGGGGCATTCCTGGTTTCTTTGTTGGCCTCACTATTGGATACGCCAAGGTGTTCCCAATGGCAGCGGTCGCATTCTACACGTATGAGCGCATGAAGCTTGTCTTTGGCATATAG
- a CDS encoding RNA pol II accessory factor, Cdc73 family-domain-containing protein, whose protein sequence is MASGADLDGLVLLRQSISSNAPFIPTASADASAAEVPLSQATYLRFPDRDVAVPIDNPTRFVSQDKPVDLRSIYFAWLNREVAIPEYNASATKLNEELAAAGGSGKVQNLGFIERLDLITWLEGASEESEYIKPLPSDKDAAAAGATAAAKTGAVTSTAQSRSGRGTMDPRLAGIYNSERKMGDRNTVLRGIKPTDFSHVRKLAAPFIQKKYQSSSSIPTNPSLALNQKPPTRRPDPIILLSPSASSLLRLSNARSFLEDGKFVPTDAGSALSNMLHVQRIIPSIDPNRPMRFILVEGPEAFKPEYWNRIVAVLTTGQTWQFKNYKWSDPNELFKHTLGIYVGWRGESAPDNIRNWGHRVLSTGIDRWRGEGHDASRFRDKEIVEQIWRAIEENMRYRGWRKDRAPSSI, encoded by the exons atggcgtcCGGCGCCGACCTCGACGGACTCGTCCTCCTTCGCCAatccatctcctccaacgcGCCCTTCATCCCCACGGCATCAGCTGATGCTTCTGCGGCCGAAGTTCCTCTATCCCAGGCGACGTACTTGCGATTCCCCGATCGAGATGTCGCTGTTCCTATCGACAACCCGACGCGCTTTGTGTCGCAAGACAAGCCCGTCGATCTGCGCAGTATCTACTTTGCTTGGCTGAACCGCGAAGTCGCTATCCCTGAATACAATGCTTCTGCGACAAAGCTCAACGAAGAACTGGCAGCCGCTGGTGGCTCGGGGAAGGTTCAAAACTTGGGTTTCATTGAGCGTCTGGATCTGATTACCTGGCTTGAGGGTGCTAGCGAGGAGAGCGAGTACATCAAGCCTTTGCCTAGTGACAAAGATGCAGCGGCTGCTGGCGCGACCGCAGCTGCGAAGACGGGCGCAGTGACTTCAACTGCTCAGTCGCGATCTGGTCGTGGTACTATGGACCCGAGACTGGCTGGTATCTACAATAGCGAACGAAAGATGGGCGATCGCAACACCGTTCTAAGGGGCATCAAACCTACG GACTTCTCCCATGTTCGCAAACTTGCTGCGCCTTTCATCCAGAAGAAATACCAGTCTAGCTCCAGCATCCCTACTAACCCATCACTCGCCCTCAACCAAAAACCTCCTACAAGACGACCAGACCCTATTATTCTCCTATCTCCCtccgcttcttctttgcttcgCCTATCAAACGCTCGGTCGTTCCTCGAGGACGGCAAGTTTGTGCCTACTGATGCAGGTAGTGCGTTGAGCAACATGCTTCATGTGCAGCGTATCATCCCCTCCATTGACCCCAACCGCCCAATGCGTTTCATTCTCGTAGAGGGTCCTGAAGCGTTCAAGCCTGAGTACTGGAACAGAATTGTGGCAGTTCTCACCACTGGTCAGACTTGGCAGTTCAAGAACTATAAGTGGAGTGACCCCAACGAGCTCTTCAAGCACACATTGGGCATCTATGTCGGATGGCGAGGAGAGTCAGCTCCGGATAATATCCGTAACTGGGGTCACCGCGTTCTGTCCACTGGCATTGACCGATGGCGAGGAGAGGGCCATGATGCTTCGCGTTTCCGTGATAAGGAGATCGTGGAGCAGATTTGGAGGGCCATTGAAGAGAACATGCGGTACAGGGGTTGGAGAAAGGACAGGGCTCCCTCATCGATATAG
- a CDS encoding MT-A70-domain-containing protein encodes MEVNSHRISSVLFESPDKSLVVLDIPTSLEESQVLPSQIPRRRIVSAEPPATPYPTPEPRHGGGDHSAFATASPGAQLAELMTTETVSSALQDLASTYSYSGPFHRGRFVQPQQQPPSVSALPPLIPDKAAFLNGSIEAMRDSFHMSAPKFDLVVLDPPWPNRSARRKTDKYATVPNLNEMRNLLLQIPLASHLTPDGLVAVWVTNKHSIHDFLTSSTGLFAAWGLEVVTEWTWLKVAASGEPLYDVESTWRKPWEKLIIAKRFGSKKPDALESKVIVAVPDVHSRKPNLRGLFQDALGKECLGLEIFARNLTAGWWAWGDELLRFQQPEHWHDIEQ; translated from the coding sequence ATGGAGGTCAACAGCCACAGAATCTCATCTGTTCTCTTTGAGAGTCCAGACAAGAGCCTCGTTGTTCTAGACATCCCCACGTCTCTAGAAGAGAGCCAGGTTCTCCCGTCTCAGATCCCCCGCCGCCGCATCGTCTCCGCAGAGCCCCCCGCAACTCCGTATCCGACTCCGGAGCCCCGGCATGGAGGAGGCGATCACTCGGCATTTGCGACTGCGTCTCCTGGCGCGCAGTTGGCTGAGCTCATGACCACTGAAACGGTCAGCAGCGCCTTACAGGACCTTGCCAGCACATACTCATATTCTGGACCTTTCCATCGGGGCCGGTTTGTTCAGCCACAACAACAACCACCGTCAGTATCCGCTCTGCCGCCCTTGATACCAGACAAAGCCGCATTTCTGAATGGCTCTATTGAGGCTATGCGTGATTCTTTTCACATGTCAGCCCCCAAGTTTGATCTTGTTGTATTAGATCCTCCTTGGCCAAACCGATCTGCCAGGAGAAAGACAGACAAGTATGCTACTGTACCAAATCTCAATGAGATGCGCAATCTCTTGCTACAAATTCCTCTAGCTTCTCACCTTACACCAGATGGACTCGTTGCCGTCTGGGTCACTAATAAGCACAGTATCCACGACTTtttgacttcttcaacagggCTATTTGCTGCCTGGGGTCTCGAGGTTGTGACTGAATGGACGTGGCTCAAGGTTGCTGCGTCTGGTGAACCGCTCTACGACGTTGAGTCAACATGGAGAAAGCCATGGGAAAAGCTCATCATAGCGAAGCGCTTCGGCAGCAAGAAGCCAGATGCTCTTGAGTCCAAAGTCATCGTGGCGGTCCCTGATGTCCACTCACGAAAGCCCAATCTTCGCGGTCTTTTTCAAGATGCCCTTGGCAAAGAATGTCTTGGCCTCGAGATCTTTGCTCGTAACTTGACTGCTGGGTGGTGGGCTTGGGGAGACGAACTCTTGCGCTTCCAGCAGCCCGAGCACTGGCACGACATAGAACAATGA
- a CDS encoding regulator of G protein signaling domain-containing protein has translation MATLSQHQRPTVHSASPSDTPLALDHDQDQDTTTNTPRSSISDRSPLPTPLPLPLPPAHINTSATSGNSLTSTSTSNTNQPAYVPYHPQHSHHRHTASSVSRLNNRSSTSLFALAASAFDRTQNAIAAISEPAIRPRQSSGALSRLSLLTSSSPSSEPSSPDKYHRLRSSSNQSLSSGAYLDSKVAPQTLQANNPPSQPYTSTDPNLPPPIKSSTANKMHQTSSRLLRMTDDDRPFTKDFKDLFSTLVVSLLPLSAHRVRLTKVEYTFLSEDAINNLGSLKFSQSNRMPDPKDPSRIVTTTTTTTFSMAKDMARSICQRFLEARFIESADGKYQQVYTMKGSVWQLTPKGITVLDRFCARNGIQQKQVSELANLASTQLVLLERDPQTDKLLHDQGTIEVIFRRFAGSEGRNIKTTVNAADSDSLHDYRDGLTGVKMAAERKVNGKTYRDTFTGKAATDWLMDCSTIVDKRETVEVATLFVEYELMEPVAQDRAYMSQNPGCNLFQPTKYAIYQLSQRGKDLVSGAASRGRPSESEGGAASQRNGITRDSNTQRLDKILNDPALRLLFREQLRDTHCEENLSFYQDVDEFVRSCKAATRAAQKSPNTNAMDGIKEIMASAYGIYNAFLAPGSPCELNIDHQLRNNLATRMTKAVGQDVAMIDTLQEVTSLFEDAQNAVFKLMASDSVPKFLRSPKYEQQLRNYEFDVVGRGPERSQSRSNRK, from the exons ATGGCCACTCTGTCGCAACACCAAAGGCCCACGGTTCACTCTGCCTCTCCTTCTGATACACCACTCGCACTAGACCACGACCAGGACCAGGATACAACCACGAACACACCACGCTCTTCTATTTCGGATCGTTCGCCTCTTCCTACACCTCTGCCTCTTCCACTACCACCAGCACACATTAACACCTCCGCTACCTCCGGTAATTCTTtaacctcaacttcaacttcaaatACAAACCAGCCGGCCTACGTCCCTTATCATCCGCAGCAtagccatcatcgccataCAGCTTCCTCAGTTTCGAGATTGAACAACCGTTCTTCGACTAGCCTCTTTGCCCTGGCCGCTTCAGCTTTTGATCGCACACAAAACGCCATTGCTGCTATTTCAGAGCCAGCTATTCGACCTCGACAGTCTTCTGGTGCTCTTTCAAGACTCTCTTTGCTCACGAGCTCCTCGCCCTCGTCGGAACCCTCTAGTCCGGACAAGTACCACCGTCTACGAAGTTCCTCAAACCAATCGCTTTCCTCGGGTGCATATCTGGACAGCAAGGTCGCTCCCCAGACTCTGCAGGCGAACAACCCGCCGTCCCAGCCTTACACGTCCACAGACCCGAACCTCCCGCCCCCCATCAAGTCCTCCACAGCAAACAAGATGCATCAGACATCCTCGCGCTTGTTGCGCATGACGGACGATGACCGTCCATTCACAAAG GATTTCAAGGatctcttctcaactcttGTTGTCAGTTTGCTGCCGCTCTCAGCCCACCGTGTCCGATTGACCAAGGTTGAATACACTTTTCTGTCCGAGGATGCCATCAACAACCTGGGCTCCCTAAAGTTCTCTCAATCCAACCGTATGCCAGACCCCAAGGATCCTTCTCGTATCGTCACAACCACCACAACCACAACCTTCTCCATGGCTAAGGACATGGCCCGTTCTATCTGTCAACGATTTCTGGAGGCTCGCTTTATCGAATCGGCAGACGGCAAATATCAGCAGGTTTACACGATGAAGGGCTCTGTTTGGCAATTAACTCCCAAGGGTATCACTGTTCTGGATAGATTCTGCGCTAGGAACGGCATTCAACAGAAGCAAGTGTCGGAATTGGCTAACCTCGCCTCCACCCAGTTGGTGCTGTTGGAGCGAGACCCACAGACTGATAAGCTTCTTCACGACCAAGGAACAATCGAGGTCATCTTCCGCCGCTTTGCTGGCTCCGAGGGCCGCAACATCAAGACTACCGTTAACGCCGCCGATTCGGACTCGCTGCATGACTACCGAGATGGCCTTACTGGAGTGAAGATGGCTGCCGAGCGCAAGGTGAATGGGAAGACATATCGTGACACCTTCACTGGTAAGGCTGCCACTGACTGGCTCATGGACTGCTCAACCATCGTGGACAAGCGAGAGACTGTTGAGGTGGCAACTCTATTCGTTGAGTACGAATTAATGGAGCCCGTGGCCCAGGACCGTGCCTATATGTCGCAAAACCCTGGATGCAACCTGTTCCAACCCACCAAATACGCCATTTACCAGCTGTCGCAACGCGGTAAGGATCTTGTTAGTGGTGCTGCCTCTCGGGGCCGACCTTCGGAGAGCGAAGGCGGTGCCGCATCTCAGCGAAACGGCATCACTAGGGACTCCAACACCCAGCGACTGGATAAGATTCTCAACGACCCCGCGCTACGTCTCCTCTTCCGGGAGCAACTGCGAGATACTCACTGCGAAGAAAACTTGTCCTTCTACCAAGATGTTGACGAGTTTGTGCGTAGCTGCAAGGCTGCCACAAGAGCAGCTCAAAAGTCGCCCAACACTAATGCCATGGACGGAATCAAGGAGATTATGGCCTCGGCATATGGTATCTACAACGCTTTCCTGGCCCCAGGATCGCCGTGCGAACTCAACATTGACCACCAACTGCGCAACAACCTGGCAACTCGCATGACCAAGGCTGTTGGACAAGATGTGGCTATGATTGACACGCTGCAAGAGGTGACGTCGCTGTTTGAGGACGCTCAAAACGCAGTGTTCAAGCTGATGGCTAGT GACTCGGTACCAAAATTCCTTCGCAGCCCCAAGTACGAGCAGCAATTGCGAAACTACGAGTTTGACGTGGTCGGCCGAGGACCTGAGCGAAGCCAAAGCAGATCAAACCGAAAGTGA